In Bosea sp. PAMC 26642, the DNA window CCGGCGTTCGATCGGGACACGCCCACCCCTCACAAATGCGACCCAACCTCATCCCGGAACAAATAGCACCCCAGCCCCAGACACCCGATCAGGATCGACAACCCATAGGGTCCAAACAGGCTCAGGCAGAAGACGAGGCCGATGAAGCCGCGCATACCCCAGACCAACCATGTCTGCCTCATAGCGCATCCTTTCGTTTCCCATTCCCTGCCGAAGCGTAAACGGAAACAGATGAATCGAACTTAAAGGGTCACGGTAAACGGCCGTTTCTGCTTTGTTTCGCAAGGCTTTAGCACCTGCGGCCAAATCATGGCGGGAGCCTGAGGAAATCCCGCTTGCTCTTGCGCCGCGCGAGGCTAACCCTTGTCGTCCCACCCACGGGAATCACCGATGATGACGAAGACCCTGATAGCGGCCCTGGCCCTGACCTGCCTCTCGACCTTCGCCCAGGCCCAGAGCTGCAGCGTGCAGGCGGGCGACAAGAAGCTCGCCGGCGCGGCCAAGACCAGCTTCCTGACCAAGTGCCAGAAGGACGCTGGCGCAACCTGCGACAAGCAGGCGGCCGAGAAGAAGATCTTTGGCGCCGCCAAGACCAGCTTCACCAAGAAATGCGTCGCCGACGCCGTCGGCACCTGAAAAGCCTGACGCTCCAAACGAAAAGGGCGGCTCTGGAGAGCCGCCCTCGATCCGTATTCCAGCGCCTGATCAGCCGCGGCGGTCGCGGAACTCTTCGCGCCAGCTGCGCGGACCGCGATCGTCGTAGCGGTCGCCTCCGCCCCGCCGCTCGTCCATCCGGTCGCGGTCATGCCCGCGCTCCATGCGGCCGCGCCCTTCCGACATCGCCTCGCGCACCGCGCGGCGCGCCACCGTCTTCTGCTCGTCGCTGAGCGTGGTCCAGAGCGGACGAACGGCGTCCGCCAGGTCCTTGCTGCGCGCCGCGCGCTCGGCCAGACGGCCCGACATCATGTCGAGCCGCTCCATGATGTCGGCATGACGGAAGGTCTCGTGCTGCTCGCGCATCGAAGACCAGCGCGTGCGCCGATCTTCGGCGTTCTTCCTCACCAGGGCCTCGACCCGCTCGAACAGCGGAATTTGCTCGGGCTTCAGCTTCATGTCGGTGCGTAGCTTGGCGAGGCGCTCGTTCAACCGCGCTTCCATGCGCTCGGCGCGGCGCTCGCGCCATTCGCTGCCGCGCTGGTCGTGCGTCTCGGAGCGCTCATGGCGTGGACCGTCGCGGTCCCCCCCTGCAGGCGGAATCGGCTGCGGCTGCGCGACGGCAAAGGTCGCGGCAAGCGCCGCGACCGAGGACATGGCGACGAGTGCGAAACGTTTCATGCGGAATTCTCCCATGGCAACAAGCGAAGGTGTCGGTCGCTGAGCGGGTCTTTGAAAGCCGGTTCGCGATCGGACGACACTGCGGGCGCCGCCGTGTCCCGGCGATGGCGCGAGCATGAAAAGATCGTAATGTGACGGGAACGCGCCGCGAGAGACGGTGTTCCGATCAGACTGCCCTCCTGTCGAAGAGCGCCATGCGCAATCTCATCACCGATGTCAGAGGCGTGCTGGTCGGGCAGGCCCATGACGAAGCCGGCGCGACGGGCGTCACCGTCGCCCTGTTCGACCGGCCGACGATCGCCTCCGTCGCCATCCTCGGCGGCGCGCCGGGCACGCGCGACACGGCCTTGCTCGAGCCGGAAATGACGGTCGAGCATATCGACGCGATTGCCCTCTCGGGCGGTTCGGCCTGGGGCCTGAGCGCAGCCGATGGCGTCATGAGCCATCTCGCGACGCAGATGCGGGGTTTCCCCGTCGGGACGCTGCGCGTGCCCATCGTGCCGCAGGCGATCCTGTTCGATCTCGCCAATAGCGGCGAGAAGCCCTGGGCCGCCGGCATCGGCGAGACGCCCTATCGCGGCCTCGGCCGGCTTGCTGCCGCCGGCGCCGCCGCCGACTTTGCGCTGGGCACGGCGGGCGCGGGCTACGGCGCGACCACCAAGACCTGCAAGGGCGGGCTCGGCTCGGCCAGCGCGCAGGCCACCACCGGCCACGTCGTCGGCGCGCTGGTCGCGGTCAACGCGGTCGGCTCGGCCACGATCGGCTACGGCCCGCATTTCTGGGCCGCGCCTTATGAGCGCGACGCCGAGTTCGGCGGACTGGGCTGGCCGGCCGCGATCACACCCGAAGACCTCGAACTGCACTTCAAGGGCGGGCCGGGCCGCAACACCACGATCGCTTTGATCGCGACGGACGCGGCCCTGACCAAGGCGCAGTGCAAGCGGCTGGCGCTCGCCGCCCATGATGGGCTCGCCCGCGCGCTGCGCCCGGTCCATGCCCCGCTCGACGGCGACGTCGTGTTTGCGGCGGCGACCGCCCGCGCCGGCGCGCCCTCGGACGCTTTCGCGCTGACCGAACTCTGCGCCACCGCCGCAGACGTTCTGGCCCGCGCCATCGCCCGGGGCGTCCATGCGGCGACCGCCCTGCCCTTTCCGGGCGCCAAACCGGCCTGGCGCGACATGTTCGGCGGCTGACCGCGCCGTTTGGCCGTGCTAGAGCGCGCCCATGTCGACCGATGATTTCCTCGCCCGCTTCGGCGCCGCCGGCCAGCGCCAGCCCGATCCCGTCGCCTCCGCGCAGAAGGCGATGCGCAACGCCCTGCCGAAGCGCTTCTACGAAAGCGCCGCCGTGCTGGAACGCGATGGGCTGTTCCATGTCGCGCTCGACGGCCGCACCGCCCGCACCCCGGCGCGCAATCCGCTGGCCGTGACATCGCGCCCCGTCGCCGAGGCGCTCGCCATCGAATGGCACGCGCAGATCGACAGGATCGATCCCGCCCGGATGCCGTTGACCCGCCTGGTCAACTCGGCGCTGGATGGCGTCGCCGACCAGCACGAGGCGGTCCGTGCCGAGATCGTCCGCTACGCCGGCAGCGACGCGCTTTGCTACCGCGCGGCCGAGCCCGACACGCTGGTCGAGCGCCAGGACGAGGTCTGGAACCCGATCCTGCGCGAGACGGAAAACCTGATCGGCGCCCGCTTCATCCTGACGCAAGGGGTGATGTTCGCGCAGCAGCCGGACACGACGCTTTCAGCCGTCGCCCGTCGCGTCGCCGCGATTCCCGCTCCGCTGGCGCTGGCTGGCGCTCACAACGTCATGACGCTGACCGGCTCGACGATCCTGATGCTGGCACTGGCAGACGGCCGCCTCGATGCCGAGGCCATATGGGCCGCAGCCCATCTCGACGAGGATTACCAGATCGCGATCTGGGGCCAGGACGAGGACGCCGCCGAGCGCCGGGCGATCCGCCGAACGGAGTTCGACGCGGCCGCGCTGCTGTTGCTGCGGGGCTAGCCGAAAGCCCCATTGCTTGCCGATGGACTCAAACAGCGCCGCCGCTTAATCCGGATACCACAAGGCATTTCGTCGGCTCCGGGGCGCGCTCCATGAAAGACATTCTCGAACAGCTCGAAGATCGTCGCGAAGGCGCGCGCAAGGGCGGCGGCGAAAGACGCATCGAGGCCCAGCACAAGCGCGGCAAGCTCACCGCCCGCGAGCGCATCGAACTCCTGGTCGACCGCGACTCTTTCGAGGAGTTCGACATGTTCGTGCAGCATCGCTGCGTCGATTTCGGCATGGAGAAGGGCGAGAAGATTCCCGGCGACGGCGTCGTCACCGGCTGGGGCACGGTCAATGGCCGCACCGTCTTCGTCTTCTCCAAGGATTTCACCGTATTCGGCGGCTCGCTGTCGGAGACCCACGCTCAGAAGATCATCAAGATACAGGACATGGCGCTGAAGATGCGCGCGCCCATCGTCGGCCTGTTCGATGCCGGCGGCGCCCGCATCCAGGAAGGCGTTGCGGCGCTCGGCGGCTATGGGGAGGTCTTCAAGCGCAATGTCCAGGCCTCGGGCGTCATCCCGCAGATCTCCTTGATCATGGGCCCCTGCGCCGGCGGCGACGTCTATTCGCCGGCGATGACCGACTTCATCTTCATGGTCCGCGACACGAGCTACATGTTCGTCACCGGCCCCGAGGTGGTGAAGACCGTCACCAACGAGACCGTCACCTCCGAGGAACTCGGCGGCGCCAAGGTCCATACCTCCAAATCCTCGGTCGCTGACGGCTCCTTCGAGAACGATGTCGAGGCGTTGCTGCAGGTTCGCCGCCTGATCGACTTCCTGCCCGCCAACAATACCGTCGGCGTGCCGGAATGGCCGAGCTTCGACGTACCGGACCGGATCGACATGAGCCTCGACACCCTGGTCCCCGACAACCCCAACAAGCCCTACGACATCAAGGAACTGATCCTCAAAATCCTCGACGAAGGCGATTTCTTCGAAATTCAGCAGGCCTATGCCGGCAATATCGTCACCGGCTTCGGCCGCATCGAGGGCCGCACGGTCGGGCTCATTGCCAACCAGCCGATGGTGCTGGCCGGCGTGCTCGATTCCGATGCCTCGCGCAAGGCCGCACGCTTCGTGCGCTATTGCGACGCCTTCGAAATCCCGATCGTCTCGCTCGTCGACGTGCCGGGCTTCCTGCCCGGCACGGCGCAGGAATATGGCGGCCTGATCAAGCATGGCGCAAAGCTGCTCTACGCCTACAGCGAATGCACCGTGCCGCTGGTCACAGTGATCACGCGAAAAGCCTTCGGCGGCGCCTATGACGTGATGGCGTCGAAGCACATCGGCGCCGACGTCAACTATGCCTGGCCGACCGCGCAGATCGCGGTGATGGGCGCCAAGGGCGCCGTCGAGATCATCTTCCGCGGCGGCGACGCCGAGACCATCGCGCGCCAGACGAAGGAGTACGAGGACCGCTTCATGTCGCCCTTCGTAGCGGCCGAGCGCGGCTATATCGACGAGGTCATCATGCCGCATTCGACCCGCCGACGCATCGCCCGCGCGCTCGCCATGCTGCGGACCAAGAACGTCGAACGGCCCTGGCGCAAGCACGACAACATTCCGCTGTGAGCAGACCCGGCCGGCCGAGCCGGCTTCTCGCCATCGCCAGAGTGCGCCCGCGCCTGGCGACCGCTGTCGTCCTGCTGCTGATGGCCGGCGCGGGAGCGGTGTTCCTGATGCTGGATGGTCTCGACAGGGGCCGCTATGGCCATCTGATCGCGCCCGGGCGCATCGCCGCCCTGAAGACCGAGGTCGCCGCCGCGCAGGGCGCCGTCGTCTTCCTCGGTGATTCGCACGCCACCTTTCTCGGTGAGACGCCATCTTTTTGTGGTCGCCGCACCGTCAACGCCGCCCTCGGCGGCATCTCCGCCGCGGGCTATCTGGCGCTGCTAGGCGAGATCGGCACACCACCCCGTGCCGCCATGGGGATCCTCAGCATCGGCACGAACAGCGCCCGCCGCAAACTGCTGCCGCGCAGCGTCCAGGCTTTCCGGACAAACGCACAGGCCCTGATCGCCGCGCTGTCGCCAGTGACCGAGCGGCTGTTCATATTGGCGGTCCCGCCGGTCGCGGCCGAGGAGATCGCGACCTTCGACCGTGCGGCGCTGGCCGGCTATTCGCGCTCGTTGTCGGAACTCTGCCACGCGCCCGGCTGCCGCTTTCTCGACCCCTATGCCGGCCTGCGCAGCGCCACAGACCCCGTCGTCGCAAAGCCGGGCGCCACGGTCGCCGACGGCGTCCATCTTGCGGACTACGCCGCGATGCGGGGCGCCGTTTCGAACGCCGTCTGTCCTTGATCCTCCACACGGATGCGCCCGGCAGCGGCTGTGTTTCCAGATTTTGCCGACCGCCGTTTTTCCTGTATCGACAGGCCGTTGACGGCATCCGCTGACGACATTCTGTAAAGCCTCATCGAGCCTCTGGACCTCACGATGACGACATGCATCCCCTGATGCTCAGGGCAATCCCTCCGCAAGCCCCCGCCTGATGCTGTTCAACTCCTTCGCCTTCCTGTTCGGCTTCCTTCCGCTGGCGCTCGGACTGCACTGGCTCGTCGAACGATTCGCACCACAATGGCGGCTCGGCGTCCTGGCGGCGCTGTCATTGCTGTTTTACGGCTATTGGGACTGGCGTTTCGTGCCGCTGCTGGCCCTCTCGATCGGGCTGAACTGGCTGATCGCCGAGGCCTTTCACAGGACGAAGACGGACGCGCTGGTCACGCTGGCGATCATTCTGAACCTGCTCCTGCTGGCGACCTTCAAGTATTTCGACTTCTTCGCCGGCCTCGGCGGCGCGCTCGGCCTGCCCGCGCCGAAGCTGGAGCTCGCTTTGCCGCTCGGCATCTCCTTCTTCACCTTCCACCATGTGATGTACCTGACCGATCTTCGGCGCGGGCTGGCCCCGCGCTACGATCTGGTCCGCTACGGCTTGTACATCGCCTTCTTCCCGCAGGTGCTGGCCGGGCCGCTGGTGCGCTGGCGCGAGATCATGCACCAGTTCGACGAGCGCCCTTATGAGCGACCGGACGCCGCCGAGCGCTGCGCGCGCGGCCTGATGCTGCTGACCTTCGGCCTCGCCAAGAAGGTGCTGCTCGGCGACCCGCTGGCCGAATACGCCAATCCGGTCTTCGCGGCTGCCGCGGCCGGCAAGGTCGTGACCATGGCGGAGGCCTGGCAGGGCACGCTCGCCTTCGCCTTCCAGATCTATTTCGACTTCTCCGGCTACACCGACATGGCGCTCGGCCTGGCTCTCCTCTTCGGCATCGTGCTGCCGCAGAATTTCGACGTACCCTATCGCGCGGCGAGCCTGCAGGATTTCTGGCGGCGCTGGCACATGACGCTGTCGCGCTTCCTCAGGGACTATCTCTATGTCCCGCTCGGCGGCTCCCGGCACGGGCTGCCGCGCCAGCTTCTCGCGCTGCTCGCGACGATGGGTCTCGGCGGGCTCTGGCACGGCGCGGGCCTGAACTACGTCGCCTGGGGCCTCGCCCATGGCCTCGGGCTGGCCGTCGGTGTGCTGTGGCGGCTAAAGGGTTGGCCGATGCCGGCCTGGCTCGGCTGGCTCCTGACGGTCCTGTTCGTGACGCTCTGCTGGGTGCTGTTCCGGGCCACGAGCATCGATGCCGCCATCGCGATCTACAAGGCCCTGTTCGGCCTCGGCCCGTTCGGATCGGGCTTCAAATGGCGGGCTCTGGTACCGGCCGCGCTCGTCGCCGCAATCGGCCCGACCGCCTGGGTCCTGGCCCATCGCCTTCCGCCGGCGCGCTGGCTCGCAGTGCTGCTGGCGCTGCTGCTCGTCCTCATCCTGTTCAAGATCGGCGAAGACGCCAATTATGAGTTCATCTACTTCCAGTTCTGAGCCGGACACAGGCCACGCGGGAGCGGCAAGGCGCTGGACGCGATTCTCCCGCCTGTTGCTGGCGACCGCCGCAACCTGCCTGTGCGCCTCGCTGGCGCTGGCCTTCCTGCTCGATCCCTACGATACCGGGCGCACGCCGCTGCGCTTCGCCAATGAGGGCGTAAGGCCGCAGGGCCCGCGCACCGCCGCCGCCAGCCGCGGCCGCGATCCGGCCTTTCGCGGCGCGATCTTCGGCAATTCGCACATCCAGCTGATTTCGCCCGAGCGGCTGAAGGACGCGACGACGATCCCCTTCGTCTCGCTGATCGCGCCCGGCAGCAGACCCAGAGAGGCCTTCGTTCTGCTGAACTGGTTCCTGCGCCATCATCCGAAGACGGCGGAGGCACTCGTCATCGGCATCGACGATTTCTGGTGCGACGCCGACCCCGCCTTGCCGGCAGCCCTGCCCTTTCCCTATTGGCTCTATGCCGAGGGCACGCTCGAGTATCTCGGCAGGCTGATGCGCTTTGACGTGATCGAGGAGTTCCTGCGCCGCTTCACCTTCATCACGGGCAAACGGCCCGTGCGTGCACGTCCGGACGGCTATTGGGACTATGAGGACAACTATCTGGCGAACGGCAACATCGCCGATCCCGGCAGGCGCGCGGATCTCGGCATCCCGCGTGCCCTCGACATGACCAACGCCACCGGGCGCTTTCCGGCCGCGGAACGTCTCGAAGCGCTCCTGGCCAAGGCACCGCCCGAGGCCGCCTTGATCCTGGTCAGGCCGCCGGTCTACGTGACCGCCCTGCCGATACCCGGCAGCGACGCGAGCCGCGCGGACGCCGCCTGCCGCGATGCCTATGCCGCGCTGGCCGCGCGGCGGTCTCGTTCGGTCCTCCTCGACTGGCGCATCGACCGGCCGGAAATGCGCGATCCCGACAACTTCTTCGACCACAGCCATTACCGCCAGGCCATCGCCCGGCTGGTCGAGGCCGACATCGCCGCCGCTTTGGCGCGGATTCGCTGAGCGCGGGCGGCGCGAGCGCGTTTGCGGCGTTGAAACAACGCATTGCCGGAACCGGTTGACGAGGCGGCGCAACACGATTGTTCCCGCGGAACTCCCTCGCTATAAGGGCGCCAAATCGGCTCCCCTTCCACGGCATGGTCGGTGGGCGCGACGAGACGGCTAAAATGGAAAGTGCGCCCATGTCGAAGCAGATCATCCTCGACGCGGACTACAAACCCAGCGACGACGAGCCCTTCA includes these proteins:
- a CDS encoding SGNH/GDSL hydrolase family protein; amino-acid sequence: MSRPGRPSRLLAIARVRPRLATAVVLLLMAGAGAVFLMLDGLDRGRYGHLIAPGRIAALKTEVAAAQGAVVFLGDSHATFLGETPSFCGRRTVNAALGGISAAGYLALLGEIGTPPRAAMGILSIGTNSARRKLLPRSVQAFRTNAQALIAALSPVTERLFILAVPPVAAEEIATFDRAALAGYSRSLSELCHAPGCRFLDPYAGLRSATDPVVAKPGATVADGVHLADYAAMRGAVSNAVCP
- a CDS encoding Spy/CpxP family protein refolding chaperone, translating into MKRFALVAMSSVAALAATFAVAQPQPIPPAGGDRDGPRHERSETHDQRGSEWRERRAERMEARLNERLAKLRTDMKLKPEQIPLFERVEALVRKNAEDRRTRWSSMREQHETFRHADIMERLDMMSGRLAERAARSKDLADAVRPLWTTLSDEQKTVARRAVREAMSEGRGRMERGHDRDRMDERRGGGDRYDDRGPRSWREEFRDRRG
- a CDS encoding ATP12 family chaperone protein, with the translated sequence MSTDDFLARFGAAGQRQPDPVASAQKAMRNALPKRFYESAAVLERDGLFHVALDGRTARTPARNPLAVTSRPVAEALAIEWHAQIDRIDPARMPLTRLVNSALDGVADQHEAVRAEIVRYAGSDALCYRAAEPDTLVERQDEVWNPILRETENLIGARFILTQGVMFAQQPDTTLSAVARRVAAIPAPLALAGAHNVMTLTGSTILMLALADGRLDAEAIWAAAHLDEDYQIAIWGQDEDAAERRAIRRTEFDAAALLLLRG
- a CDS encoding acyl-CoA carboxylase subunit beta, coding for MKDILEQLEDRREGARKGGGERRIEAQHKRGKLTARERIELLVDRDSFEEFDMFVQHRCVDFGMEKGEKIPGDGVVTGWGTVNGRTVFVFSKDFTVFGGSLSETHAQKIIKIQDMALKMRAPIVGLFDAGGARIQEGVAALGGYGEVFKRNVQASGVIPQISLIMGPCAGGDVYSPAMTDFIFMVRDTSYMFVTGPEVVKTVTNETVTSEELGGAKVHTSKSSVADGSFENDVEALLQVRRLIDFLPANNTVGVPEWPSFDVPDRIDMSLDTLVPDNPNKPYDIKELILKILDEGDFFEIQQAYAGNIVTGFGRIEGRTVGLIANQPMVLAGVLDSDASRKAARFVRYCDAFEIPIVSLVDVPGFLPGTAQEYGGLIKHGAKLLYAYSECTVPLVTVITRKAFGGAYDVMASKHIGADVNYAWPTAQIAVMGAKGAVEIIFRGGDAETIARQTKEYEDRFMSPFVAAERGYIDEVIMPHSTRRRIARALAMLRTKNVERPWRKHDNIPL
- a CDS encoding P1 family peptidase, with protein sequence MRNLITDVRGVLVGQAHDEAGATGVTVALFDRPTIASVAILGGAPGTRDTALLEPEMTVEHIDAIALSGGSAWGLSAADGVMSHLATQMRGFPVGTLRVPIVPQAILFDLANSGEKPWAAGIGETPYRGLGRLAAAGAAADFALGTAGAGYGATTKTCKGGLGSASAQATTGHVVGALVAVNAVGSATIGYGPHFWAAPYERDAEFGGLGWPAAITPEDLELHFKGGPGRNTTIALIATDAALTKAQCKRLALAAHDGLARALRPVHAPLDGDVVFAAATARAGAPSDAFALTELCATAADVLARAIARGVHAATALPFPGAKPAWRDMFGG
- a CDS encoding MBOAT family O-acyltransferase — encoded protein: MLFNSFAFLFGFLPLALGLHWLVERFAPQWRLGVLAALSLLFYGYWDWRFVPLLALSIGLNWLIAEAFHRTKTDALVTLAIILNLLLLATFKYFDFFAGLGGALGLPAPKLELALPLGISFFTFHHVMYLTDLRRGLAPRYDLVRYGLYIAFFPQVLAGPLVRWREIMHQFDERPYERPDAAERCARGLMLLTFGLAKKVLLGDPLAEYANPVFAAAAAGKVVTMAEAWQGTLAFAFQIYFDFSGYTDMALGLALLFGIVLPQNFDVPYRAASLQDFWRRWHMTLSRFLRDYLYVPLGGSRHGLPRQLLALLATMGLGGLWHGAGLNYVAWGLAHGLGLAVGVLWRLKGWPMPAWLGWLLTVLFVTLCWVLFRATSIDAAIAIYKALFGLGPFGSGFKWRALVPAALVAAIGPTAWVLAHRLPPARWLAVLLALLLVLILFKIGEDANYEFIYFQF